GACATTGTTCTGGGCCTCATTCCGGTCGCACTGCTCGGTATCACCGCCGCGCTGACGTTCGTCGGCCTGTCGATGACGGCAGCGATACCGGCCGGCGCCTTCGCCGCGATGGTGCTCATCGGCCACGCAATGTTCGTCAACGCCCCGGTCGATTCGACCGAGGACGTCCAGTCGACCCATCAGCCGGTCAACGCGGACTGATCTAGCCGGTATCCCTTTCTCCCTTCCGGCCGTCGTCTCGTTCGTGACCGACACCCTGTTTCTGACCAGCGACGACGTCGCCGGGCTCGCAACGCCCGCCGAGTACGTCGACGCCGTCCGCGAGGGGTATCAACAGCGTGGGACGGGTGCTCCGGCCGAGCCCCGCTCGAAACTCGTCCGCGAGGAGCCCTCCGGGATGCTCACGGGGTACGCCGCGATCCTCCCAGATAGCGGAGTAATGGGCGCCTACACCTACACCGCCGGGTTCGGCGCCGAGGACGCCTGGTTCGTGCTGTCGCTGTTCGACGCCGACAGCGGCGAGCCCCTGGCACTGTTCGACGGGGCGAGCCTGAACCCGTTCAAAACCGGCGCGACGGGTGCTGTCGGCGTCGACGCCCTGGCCCGCGAGGACGCGACGACGCTTGCGGTGATCGGCAGCGGCGCCCAGGCCCGGGGCCAGCTGCGCGCGACCGCGACCGTCCGCGACCTGACCGAGGTTCGAGTCTACTCGCCGACCGTCGAGAACCGCGAGGCGTTCGCGGCCGACTTCGACGCCGAGCTCGCTGCCGACGTCCGGGCGGTCGGCTCGAGCACCGACGCCGTCGCCGGCGCGGATATCGTGATCACGGCGACGCGGGCGAGCGAACCGGTGTTCGACGGCGACGTCCTCGAGCCCGGCACCCACGTGACGGCGATGGGCCAGTACGGCACCGACGGCCGCGAGCTGGACACGACGACGATCGAACGAGCGACGTACGTGCCCGACCTCCGCGAGCGGGCGACTCACGACGCCGGAGCCTTCCTCGCGGCGCTGGAGGACGGCGCCGTCGGCGAGGACCACGTCCACGCCGATCTCGGCGAGGTCGTCGCCGGGATCGAACCGGGGCGGACGAGCGCCGAGGAGCTCACCGTCTTCGACAGCGGCGGCACCGGGGTCGAGACCGTCGCCGCTGCCGGACTGCTCTACGAACGGGCCCGGGAGGCGGGGCTCGGCACCGAGATCTCGTTCGCACCGGCGAGCGAGGCGCTCACCGGGGACTGATCGTCGTCGCCATCGGCGTTCCGGAGCCGTCGGATAGTGGGGGGTTACGAGCTCGTCACCGACGGCAATCGCAGGCTACGCCGTCGCTTCGCCTCGCCAACGTTTAATTTCTGGTGTAATTCCTGCGAAACCGTAGGGGCGTTCAAACGTCTCGGCTCCCTACGACCGACCTATGCCCAGTGCGGCCGAGCTCGTCGCGATCCTCGAGTGTCGCGACTCGCTGGCGATCGCCTGTCACGACAACCCCGATCCCGACTGTCTGGCTAGCGCGCTTGCGCTCGAGACGATCGCCGACGAGGCCGGTATCGAGGACGTGACCATCGCCTACGGCGGCGAGATCTCCCACCAGCAAAACCGCGCGTTCGTCTCCTTGCTCGAGCTCTCGCTGCGAGCGCTCGCGGAGACCGACGTCGGGGACTACGACGCAGTCGCGTTCGTCGACCACTCCCAGCCTGGCGCCAACACCGAGCTCCCGGCGACGGTTCGACCCGAGATCGTGGTCGATCACCATCCCGGCGACCCCGTCGAAGGCGAGTTCGTCGACGTCCGCGTCGACTACGGTGCGACCGCGACGATCTTCGTCGAGTACCTCGAGGAGCTCGGAATCGAGCCGACCTCGCGGCTGGCGTCGGCGCTGCTCTTTGCCCTCCACCGCGAGCGGCTCGACTTCGTCCGCAACCCGACCGCCCGTGAGTACGAGACGGCGCTGGCGATCTACCCGCGGGCCGACCTCGAACTTCTCGACCAGCTGTACGGCAGCGCCTTCTCCGCGCCGACGCTGGACGCGATCGGGCGGGCGATCGCGACCCGCCAGCAACGGGGGTCCTCGATGGTCGCGACCGTCGGGCGAACCACCGAAACCGACGCCTTACCCCAGGCCGCGGACTACTTGCTCAACCTGGAGGGGGTGGACACGGTGTTGGTCTACGGCGTCGTCGACGACGCGATCCGGCTGAGTGCCCGCTCGATCGATCCCGCGATCCACATCGGCGAGGCCGTAAGCGACGGGTTCGACGAGCTTGGCTCCGCGGGCGGCCACCACGACATGGCCGGCGGCCGGATCGAGCTGGCGGCGATCGCCGAGGACGTCGACCCCGACGCCAGGGACCTGCTGACGGTCGTCGGCAGTCGGCTGCCCAAGCGGTTTTTCGCGGTCCTCGAACCCGAAACCGACGCAGACGACGCGTGAGTCCTCACTCGATGTCGATCGCGTGGGAGCTCCCGCCGGGTTCGAGCTTTGGGAGCCGGATCGTTAACACGCCGTTGTTGACCGTCGCCTCGATCCCGTCGGCGTCGACGGGTTCGGGGAGGGTCACCTGCCGGCTGAACGACTCGAGCTCGCGCTCGCGCCGGAGGTAGTCCTCGCGCTCGTCGGTCGTCTCGCTCCCGCGCTCGCCGCTGAGAAACAGGGTGTCGCCGGAGAGCCGACTCTCGAGGTCGTCGGGCTCGTACCCCGGGACGTCGACAGTGACGACGAACTCGTCGTCGTGGTCGGCCAGATCCAGGCTCGTCCCGCCAGCGGCGACCGCGAACCGGCTGCCGTTCTCGGTCTCCCACGTCCGTGGCGCCTCCTCGAACTGGCGGTTCAGTCGGTCGAATAGCTCCTCGAGGCGGTCGAAGGGGTTTCGTCGGCTGGCCATAGCAGTCAGCCCTTCACCGACGTCCTCGAAAAAGCCATCCACGGCCGTCGGGACTGTCAGCGACGCGAACGTGTCGGCTCGCGAACGCAGCAGCATCCAGGCCGACCGTTTTTCCGTTCGCCGACGCTACCGTCGGGTATGACGAACGCGCTGTTTGTCGTCAGTGAGGAAGGCTACTGGGGCGAGGAATGTGTCGAGCCCCTCGAAACGCTCTCCGATGCGGGCGTCGAGATCACCGTTGCGACGCCGTCGGGCGGCCCGCCGAAGCTCGACGAGACGTCGGCCGACCCCGACGAAGTCGGCGAGGAGACCGCCGAACACGTCCGGGAGGTCCACGAGAGCGACGAGCGACTGAACGACCCGATTCCGGTCGCGCGGGCCGACGGCGAGACCTACGACGCCGTCGTCTTCCCGGGCGGTCACGGCACCGAGTGGGACGTCAACCAGGACAGCGACGCCCGGCGACTGCTTCGGGAGGCCGTCGAGGGCGAGGACGGGAAAGCGCTCGTGGTCTGTCACGCCGTCGGGATGCTCGGGTTCGCCCGCGACAGCCAGGGAGCGTTCATCGTCAACGGCCGTGAGGTCACCGGCTTCCCCAACGAGTGGGAGGAAGAGATCGTCGACGAGAACGACGTGATGCCCGACGGGCGCAAACTTCCCTACTGGGTCGCCGACGAGGTCGAGGTCGCGGGTGGCGAGTTCGAGCCCGAACTCGACCAGGACACGAGCGTCACCGTCGACGGCGACCTGCTTACGGCGCGGGGCCCCGAGTCCTCGAGCGCCGCCGCGGATCGGCTCCTCGAGGAGCTCGACCTGTAGGTCGGAACCGGGCCAGTTATCCCTCCGGGTTGCCGAGTCCAGATGTGACCGCCGACCCGTCCCCGCCCGAGCGAACGGTCGATCTACAGAGCCGGAGCTACCGGATAACCGTCGACGACGGCCGGGAGTCGTTTTTCGCGCTGAGCATCGAAGACGCCGCCAACGACGACGCGTGGCTGATGTCCGACACCGTCTACGCCCTCGAGTCGATGCGCTAGCCCGCCCGGAATCAGTCCCTTTTTATTTCGCGCCGGGGAACGTCGACTATGAGCTTCGAGGAAGACGACCGCGTCGTTTTGCACGACGAGCACAGCGAGTTCGACGGCGAGACCGGGACCGTTACCCAGACGATGGAGTCGATGTTCGGCGACGTCACCTACACCATCAGCTTCGAGGACGGCCAGGAGACCGGCGTCCCCGAGGACGCCCTCGAGGAAGCCGACGACGCCGACGAGGAGTAATCGGAGCCGAAGCCGTCGAGGTCGCCGACACCACCGAGACACCGCACCGGTACTGCACCAGTAGATGCCACAGATTCCGCTTCACTACGTCGACCTGCGGGCGTTCTGTTACGCCACCGAGGACGAGAAACGCGTCGAGCAAGCGCTCCGAACCTTCCTCCCCGAGGAGTTCGAGATCGACCGCGCCGAGAGCGAGGGCCACTACGGCGACCGCATCCTGGTGCTCTCGGCCCGCGTCGAGAACGCCGACGATGTGCGCTACGTCCTCTCGCGGCTCGCCGACCTCGAGACCCTCGATACCCTGCTCGACGAGCTCGACGATCGGGTCACCGAGAACACCGAGCTCTTCTTGCGGCTCGACAAGCAGGCCGCCTTCGGCGAGACGGTCCGCCTCGGCGAGGGGATCACGTTCCGCGCGAAGGTCGAGGCCTACCCCGCCAAGAAGGAGAAGGCCGTCGAGAACGCCGAGGACGTCCTCGAGCGCCTGCGCGACGAGGAGTGACATCCTTCTACGACCGAAGTCGTGGGCTTCCGCTATATTTGTGTCTTTTTAAGCGTAACTATCATCGAGATTGACAGACGGTACGTACAGGTCAAGTAGGTAACGGCAAGGCAGTCAGCCTCTCCAATGATTGTCAGACGAGCGTACTGAACTCGTGGGTGGACGGGCAGGCGAGCGTCCGTGAGTGGTTTTCACATGGCCTTTCAAATAATCAGAGACCGAATCAAGCCTTTACCGAAAATACCCGCTGAAGAGGAGCAGAACTAGGAGATTTTTAAAATGAATAGTTCTATAAAGAAAATAGCGCGAGTACCACGGGCCACCGCGCCCGTGGGTGAAGCGCGTCAAAACACGAGCTTTTAACAGGTAGCTAACCATACCAAATCCAGTGCAGTCGTCCAAACTCACTCAAACGCTGTCGTTCGGACTAGACATTGATACGGGGAGTGACGACGACCTGCAAACGGGCTGTATTGAGGCCCGCCGCATCCGCAACGAAGCCAATCGACTCGACCGAGCCGGTTGGAATTGGAGCGATATTACATCGACTGTCGTTGATAACGCCGATCACGTCAACAATACTACCCAACTTATCGTTGACAAGGCACTCGGTGAAATCGAAGCCTATCACGACAACAAAGATGACGGGTGGGGGCGACCCTACCCATACATCGACGAGTCGTACCCGATAGTGATGAATCACGGTGAAGGCTACCGTCTGTTCCCCCAAGACGACAGGACGGTTCGATTCCGCATCACCGCCACAAGAGGCACGCACGTCAAAGGTGAACTTCATGGCAGTCCAGATTATTTCGACCGATTGCGAACTGCCTTCACTGATGAGGAGCGGCGGGTTGGGACTGCTGAAGTCGTTCACAAACACAATGAGTGGCGGCTCCACGTCACCGTCACACACGAGACTCATCAAGTCGCCAGCAAGCACGGTGCAGACACGATTGTTGGTGTGGATGTGAACGAGGACTGTATTGCAGTTGCTGCAATGAGTCGAAGCGGTTCGGTGAAAGACTCCGTGGTGTTCGAGTATCCGTCGGTGAAAGAGCAGCGTCACGCGTTTTTCACCAAGCGCAAGCGGATGCAGAAAGCTAACCAGACCGCGTTCGAGACGGGCGTGCAGACTGAAGAACGTGACTACGTTCACGATTGCCTGCACAAAGTCTCGCGGAACGTTGTCGAATGGATCTCGCAGTTTTTGGCTCCGGTAGTCGTCTTTGAAGACCTCAAAGAGATGCGAGAGTCCATCGATTACGGGGCGCGGATGAACCGACGTCTGCACTCGCTCCCGTTCGCTGCACTCCAAGAGATGGTATCGTACAAAGCTGCGTGGGACGGGATTCCTTCCGACGAGGTTGATCCTGAGTACACGAGTCAGCGATGCCCAAGAACGGAGTGCCAGCACACAGACCGTTCGAATCGCCACAAGAAGCGATTCAAGTGTCAACAGTGTGGGTTCCAGGATCATTCCGATAGAAAGGCGGCGGTGTGTGTCGTACAGAACTGGTTAGAGCGAGAAACTGGAAATGTGCCATCTCTCGAAACCCTTCCACGGGTTTGGAAGGTGAGACGGATGGCATCGGGGGCTGGTGGAGGCCCCGGCTCTCACGGAGCAACTTTCGCTTCGGGTGTTTACCGACACGGAACGTCGGCGCAAGACTCTTCGAGTCAAGCGCGAGAGGAATTAAAGACCGTTGCGTCAGCAGTGCAGGACTAAACACGGACGCCCCGCGCCACCGTGCGCGGGGTACTTCACGTAACACCGACGCCTCTAGAACTCTACTCGACAGAGGACAGTTGCAATCAGTTAGAAGAGCCGAATCAGTGCTCGCAGCTAGCGGAAGCGTTATTACGAATTATCCATAACTCATAATACGATGTCTCAGTCAACGACGCCTGGCGGGACGCTCCCCCTCGAGCACCTTCGAACACTTGTTGATCTCCTCGAGAACCCAACGCTTGCCCGCATCTACACTCATGTGCTAGAAAACGACGGGGCTACCGTCGAAAATCTGATTACGGATCTTGATCTCCCACAAGGAACCGCCTACGATTATGTCGGAAAGCTCGAGGAGGCCGGACTGATAACAAAAACACGTGAACAGCGGCCATATGAATTCACAGCCGAGCCACTTTCAATTACGCTCACAACAGATGGTGAAGCACGCACGATCACCGCAGAACTCGTCGATGCAGTCGGCCGCCGCGAGATAGTCGAGGATATCGATGTCTATCTTGATCGTCATGGAATCGATGGCCTTGCAACCGCGCTTGAGTATGCTCATGAGTATGTCGACGGCACGGTCAACCATCGCATCATGGCGCGTGAACTCGATCTCTCTCCACTTGAAGCCGAGATAATTTTACAGGCACTTGAACCAGTCGTTCTCCGACACCGAAGCAGCGAATGAGAACGAAGTACATCGCAGATACAGGCGTCTTTGTCCGATGCGGTGGACCAACTGCTGAAAAATATCAGCAACTTCGTCGCGCCGTCCGACAGGCAGATGTCTCACTGCTGATCCCCAAGCGTGTATATCTTGAATTAGGCGGAGAACCCGACGATGAACCCTACCCATCAAGTACCATTCCTTGGCAGGAGGGGATCGAGGAAGGCTGGATTGTAGTGGCTGACGAACTCAAGTATTCGAATCCTCTTGTCTCAGGCATAATGGATGCCACTCGCCGATATATTGCAAACGACACAGACCGATCGGAGGACCATATCGAAAAAGCAGACACTGCTCTCGTTGGGCTTGCAGCACAACTTCTTGAGACTGGCAACGCTGAGCAAATCGTACTCTTGACAACAGACAAACCCGCGGGACGAGCAGCGGAAACCCTGCTTCCGGAATATGGGTTTGCCGATCAACTACAGTATCAATACGTGAGCGAAGAATACCTGGAGCAGGTGACCGCAACTGAGTTTTCACATTACTGTTGCTCATCTTCCCAGTAGCGATGACAGGCGTTTGGATGCGTCTCCCGCATGGTTGAGGAGCATCAGAGAAAAACGCGGATTGACCGTCGACGCCGACGACCCGCTGGGAACACTCATCAGTTTCTTGACTGTTTGTGGGCAAGGACATTCACCGACTCCGCCCCAAGCTCGAACGAGCGCTCGAGACGCCAGCAGCGCTCGCTGCGGACGCTCCCGAATTCGCGGTCCACTTTTAGTCAACCGGACGGCCTACGCATCGGCTGCAACGTGAATCCTGCAGTCCAAGAACCTCCGACCGACTCGAGAAGCCGTTTCGTTGCTCTATGCACTGACTCGCTTACCGTACGCCGCTGCTCGATCGCTCCAACAACTCGCCGGCGAAGACGACCGCCGGGAGCTTCGACCGGACTAAGCAGCTGTTCTCCGATCTCTCACCGCCGGTTGGCAAAATAGTACAGACTCTGCTCACAGCTGAAAGGCGTCTCTCACAGTATGAGCTCGCAGATAAAGCGGATGTCTCGCCACTGGCAGTCCGGAACTACCGCGATCGACTCGAGGCGCTCGATCCCATCCGTGTCGGCGAAAACGGATATCGGCTGACGTTGTCGTTTCAGACTACCACTGAACGTCGCAATCCCGTTGCTCCGCCAGTTGAGGATGTTGACTTTCACCAAGAGAAGCGTACGAATACAGTCCTGAATTACTTATCAACTCTCGTCTGGGAAGGAAAAAATAGACTTGCGAGCGTGAGTACCAGTCCACCCCAGAGTAATACATAGTGATTATTTGTAACAATAGCAGTGGTGAAGTTCGTACTAACTATCCAAAACCCACCTACTATCGAAAAGTGTAACCCAACAAGACTGAGGTACATCCCATTCATGTCAGACTTAATTTACATTAGATAGAACTTCTTTGTGCTTTAGAACTATCTCTTTGACAGGAATTGTGGTGTTCCGTTCGCATCTGTAGGTAACGAACCATCCGATTCAGGTTCGTGACCTGTACTGAATAAAGAAAGTATTTGAATCCGTACTGATGACCGTGTCTCCGATCCGACCTGACGTCGTCCCGCGGTCGCTCCGGAAAGGACTTACAGCAGACCGTACGACGGTCCGGTATGCACGTTTCCGTCGTCGGAGAGGACCCCGTCCGCGACGCCGTCGAGACCGCGCTCGCAGACGTCGACGTCTCGGTTCGCTCGGCCGCACCGACCGACCTCGAGGACGCCCGGTTCGCCGTCGTCAGCGACGTCGCCGGCGCGGCGACGTTCGATCGGGCCAACGAGGCCGCCCTCTCCGGCGATACCCCCTGGATCGCCGTCGAGATCGGCGGTGTCGGCGGTCGTCCGATCGCCGACCTCGACGCCGCGGTCTCGGGGTTCGCCCCCGGTACCGGCTGTTTCGACTGCCTACGGACTCGCGTCGACTCCCACCTCGAGTCGGCCGCCGACGAGCCCCGCGCCGACTCGAGCGCGGCTCGCTTTGCGGGTGCGCTCGCGGGACGGGAGTGCGTGCGGGTGCTGTCGGGCGAGGAACGGTCGGTGATTGGCCACGTCCTCGAGGTTCCCCACCGCCGACGGCGATTTCTGCCGATCCCGGGCTGTCCCTGCGGCGGCGAGCGCGACCGAAGCCTCGACCGGGATGACGACGCTTTCGACCTCGACCACGCCGTCGAGCACGTCGAGCAGGCGATCGACGACCGGGTGGGGATCGTCGAGACGATCGGCGAGGTCGAGTCGTTCCCCGCACCCTACTACCTCGCGACGACGGCCGACACGAGCGGGTACAGCGACGCCAGCGCGGCCAACCAGGCTGCGGGCGTCGATCCCGACTGGAACGCGGCGCTGATGAAGGCCGTCGGCGAGGGGCTCGAGCGTTACTGTGCGGGCGTCTATCGCGAGGACGACTTCGTCCGCGCGAGCGAGGACGTCCTCGAGCGGGCGGTCTCGCCGACCGAGCTCGTCCGTCCCGACGACGCGCCAGCGTCCGATCCGAGCGACGACCATCGGTGGGTCGAAGGCGAGACGCTCCGGACCGGCGAACCGATTCATCTGCCGGCCGCGGCCGTTCAGTTCCCCCAGCCCGGCGACGCCCTCGTGCCCGCGATCACGACGGGGCTCGGACTTGGCTCCTCGACGGTCGACGCCCTGCTGTCGGGACTGACCGAAGTCCTCGAGCGGGACGCGACGATGCTGGCCTGGTACTCGACGTTCGAGCCGCTGGGGCT
This genomic window from Natronococcus occultus SP4 contains:
- a CDS encoding ornithine cyclodeaminase family protein is translated as MTDTLFLTSDDVAGLATPAEYVDAVREGYQQRGTGAPAEPRSKLVREEPSGMLTGYAAILPDSGVMGAYTYTAGFGAEDAWFVLSLFDADSGEPLALFDGASLNPFKTGATGAVGVDALAREDATTLAVIGSGAQARGQLRATATVRDLTEVRVYSPTVENREAFAADFDAELAADVRAVGSSTDAVAGADIVITATRASEPVFDGDVLEPGTHVTAMGQYGTDGRELDTTTIERATYVPDLRERATHDAGAFLAALEDGAVGEDHVHADLGEVVAGIEPGRTSAEELTVFDSGGTGVETVAAAGLLYERAREAGLGTEISFAPASEALTGD
- a CDS encoding DHH family phosphoesterase encodes the protein MPSAAELVAILECRDSLAIACHDNPDPDCLASALALETIADEAGIEDVTIAYGGEISHQQNRAFVSLLELSLRALAETDVGDYDAVAFVDHSQPGANTELPATVRPEIVVDHHPGDPVEGEFVDVRVDYGATATIFVEYLEELGIEPTSRLASALLFALHRERLDFVRNPTAREYETALAIYPRADLELLDQLYGSAFSAPTLDAIGRAIATRQQRGSSMVATVGRTTETDALPQAADYLLNLEGVDTVLVYGVVDDAIRLSARSIDPAIHIGEAVSDGFDELGSAGGHHDMAGGRIELAAIAEDVDPDARDLLTVVGSRLPKRFFAVLEPETDADDA
- a CDS encoding Hsp20/alpha crystallin family protein, which produces MASRRNPFDRLEELFDRLNRQFEEAPRTWETENGSRFAVAAGGTSLDLADHDDEFVVTVDVPGYEPDDLESRLSGDTLFLSGERGSETTDEREDYLRRERELESFSRQVTLPEPVDADGIEATVNNGVLTIRLPKLEPGGSSHAIDIE
- a CDS encoding type 1 glutamine amidotransferase domain-containing protein produces the protein MTNALFVVSEEGYWGEECVEPLETLSDAGVEITVATPSGGPPKLDETSADPDEVGEETAEHVREVHESDERLNDPIPVARADGETYDAVVFPGGHGTEWDVNQDSDARRLLREAVEGEDGKALVVCHAVGMLGFARDSQGAFIVNGREVTGFPNEWEEEIVDENDVMPDGRKLPYWVADEVEVAGGEFEPELDQDTSVTVDGDLLTARGPESSSAAADRLLEELDL
- a CDS encoding RNA-binding protein, translating into MPQIPLHYVDLRAFCYATEDEKRVEQALRTFLPEEFEIDRAESEGHYGDRILVLSARVENADDVRYVLSRLADLETLDTLLDELDDRVTENTELFLRLDKQAAFGETVRLGEGITFRAKVEAYPAKKEKAVENAEDVLERLRDEE
- a CDS encoding RNA-guided endonuclease TnpB family protein yields the protein MQSSKLTQTLSFGLDIDTGSDDDLQTGCIEARRIRNEANRLDRAGWNWSDITSTVVDNADHVNNTTQLIVDKALGEIEAYHDNKDDGWGRPYPYIDESYPIVMNHGEGYRLFPQDDRTVRFRITATRGTHVKGELHGSPDYFDRLRTAFTDEERRVGTAEVVHKHNEWRLHVTVTHETHQVASKHGADTIVGVDVNEDCIAVAAMSRSGSVKDSVVFEYPSVKEQRHAFFTKRKRMQKANQTAFETGVQTEERDYVHDCLHKVSRNVVEWISQFLAPVVVFEDLKEMRESIDYGARMNRRLHSLPFAALQEMVSYKAAWDGIPSDEVDPEYTSQRCPRTECQHTDRSNRHKKRFKCQQCGFQDHSDRKAAVCVVQNWLERETGNVPSLETLPRVWKVRRMASGAGGGPGSHGATFASGVYRHGTSAQDSSSQAREELKTVASAVQD
- a CDS encoding winged helix-turn-helix domain-containing protein produces the protein MSQSTTPGGTLPLEHLRTLVDLLENPTLARIYTHVLENDGATVENLITDLDLPQGTAYDYVGKLEEAGLITKTREQRPYEFTAEPLSITLTTDGEARTITAELVDAVGRREIVEDIDVYLDRHGIDGLATALEYAHEYVDGTVNHRIMARELDLSPLEAEIILQALEPVVLRHRSSE
- a CDS encoding YcaO-like family protein produces the protein MHVSVVGEDPVRDAVETALADVDVSVRSAAPTDLEDARFAVVSDVAGAATFDRANEAALSGDTPWIAVEIGGVGGRPIADLDAAVSGFAPGTGCFDCLRTRVDSHLESAADEPRADSSAARFAGALAGRECVRVLSGEERSVIGHVLEVPHRRRRFLPIPGCPCGGERDRSLDRDDDAFDLDHAVEHVEQAIDDRVGIVETIGEVESFPAPYYLATTADTSGYSDASAANQAAGVDPDWNAALMKAVGEGLERYCAGVYREDDFVRASEDVLERAVSPTELVRPDDAPASDPSDDHRWVEGETLRTGEPIHLPAAAVQFPQPGDALVPAITTGLGLGSSTVDALLSGLTEVLERDATMLAWYSTFEPLGLDVDSETFAALERRAASEGLDVTAMLVTQDVDVPVVAAAVHREDGAWPAFAAGSAAGLDATEAATAALAEALQNWMELRGLGPDEAESASAAIGEYASFPEPAREFIDVEQTVPAASVGPEPAPTGRDALEDVLERASDAELEPHAARLTTRDVAGLGFEAVRVVVPGAQPLFTREPFFGERAREVPAELGFEPELEGPFHPYP